One part of the Deltaproteobacteria bacterium genome encodes these proteins:
- a CDS encoding DUF4197 domain-containing protein codes for MKKWWIFVMLIVWLSSVPLQAGLLEQAQEIISPQKQGSLDDSTIISGLKEALSIATDKAVASVSQLNGYFGNEMIKILMPEELANMSAVLSKVGFKDKVDEFILSMNRAAERSAPKAKQYFIEAVQDMTFKDAEKILQGGDTAATTYFKGKTYDKLYAAFKPDISASMNEVGVTRLYKEMMNKYANVPFANPQSVDLDHYVTQKSLDGLFYVIAQEEKKIRTDPAARGTELLQKVFGSK; via the coding sequence ATGAAGAAATGGTGGATTTTTGTCATGTTGATAGTTTGGCTCTCTAGCGTTCCCTTACAGGCAGGACTATTGGAGCAGGCCCAGGAAATCATCAGCCCGCAGAAACAGGGAAGCCTGGATGATTCCACGATAATTTCCGGCCTGAAAGAGGCCCTCTCCATTGCTACAGACAAAGCAGTCGCTTCTGTATCACAACTGAATGGCTATTTCGGCAACGAGATGATCAAAATCCTTATGCCGGAAGAACTGGCCAATATGTCGGCGGTGTTGAGCAAAGTTGGCTTCAAAGATAAGGTCGATGAATTTATCCTCAGTATGAATAGGGCTGCAGAACGGTCTGCGCCCAAGGCAAAGCAGTATTTCATTGAGGCCGTGCAAGATATGACTTTCAAAGATGCAGAGAAAATCCTTCAGGGTGGAGACACCGCTGCTACCACGTATTTCAAAGGGAAGACCTATGACAAACTTTATGCTGCCTTCAAGCCAGATATATCGGCGAGTATGAATGAGGTCGGCGTCACTCGTCTCTACAAGGAAATGATGAACAAGTATGCGAATGTTCCCTTTGCCAATCCTCAATCAGTGGATCTAGACCACTATGTAACCCAGAAGTCTCTCGATGGACTATTCTATGTTATCGCTCAAGAGGAAAAAAAGATAAGGACTGATCCTGCTGCCAGGGGAACCGAGTTGCTGCAAAAGGTATTCGGCAGCAAATGA